tctctgacgaagattaagatcatgctgagtgaaAAGGTACTGAAGGCTTTTATGATCGgtaaagatcttacatttctcgccatagagataatgtctccaaatcttcaaagcaaacacaatagctgccaactcaagatcgtgagtcGGATAGTTTCTTTCATGAGTCTTCAACTGCctagaagcataggcaatcactctactatgctgcatcaaaacacaacccaaaccattcaaagaagcatcactgtagatcTCGAAGTTACCgttatcatcaggaagtactaacacaggtgcatgagtaaggcaatacttcaactgctggaaactttgctcacaactttcatcccattcaaacttaacatccttcctggttaacttcgttaatggcaaggcaatcatagaaaagtcttgaacaaaccgtctataataacctgccaaaccaagaaaactccgcacCTCAGTGACCgttcgaggttgttcccaattttccactgctgctatcttttgaggatccacTTGAATTCCCTGAGCTGATaccacatgtcccaaaaatgccacttgatccagccaaaattgacatttactAAATTTGGCATATAACCggtgttccctcaatttccttaacaccaagttaagatgtcgaatatggtCTGATTTCGACTTAGAATATACCAggatatcatcaataaaaacaataacaaacttgtcaagatattcctggaatacttcattcatcaatctcatgaaagctgcaggagCGTTCgttaatccaaatggcatcaccaaaaactcataatgcccataacgagtcctgaaagctgttttatgaacatcctcatctttaatcttTAATTGATAATACCCAGACCTCAAATCgatcttagaaaacacacaggcacctttgagctgatcaaacaaatcatctatacgaggcaagggataacggtttttaatcgtcacccgattcaattgcctgtaatcaatgcacaatctcaaagttccatctttctttcttacaaacaacactggagctccccaaggtgaagaactaggctgaatgaaacctttatcaattaactcttgcaattgaattttcaactctcttAATTCCGCTGgtgccattctataaggagtcaaagaGATAGGgttcgtacctggaagcaattCAATCGAAAATTCCACATCTCTATCTGGAGGCAACCCAGGTAAATCATCtggaaatacatcaggatagtgtCTGACTACTCCGACTTCCTCCACACTACCGGAatcaacatcatttaacaccacatatGCCAAgtatccctgacaacccttgGATAACAATTTCTTCGCCCTTATGGctgaaataacaccatgcctcaccccacttctttcacccacaaatgtaacctcgggtagtccaggacgaagaaaagtaactgatttcccgtaacaatctatatgggcgcgattataatgcaaccaatccgcccctaaaatcacatcaaaatccacgatgtctaacgggataagattagcaGGCATAATGACAttatctaccatcactggacacccagaGTAaaaactatcaacataacatttatccCCTCTAGgtatagcaaactctaaatcaaaccctagaggtgaaggatgaggttgcgttatttgagcaaatgtatgagaaatcacagagtgtgtagcaccacaatcaatcaagactctagcaaaatgaccaagaacattcaacgtacccataatcaagtctggatggttctgagcatcttgcagcgAGATGTGGTTAACACGTCCCTGAGCTGGCTGTCGTCCTCCACGACCTCTGCCACTCTGGTTACCTCGTCCCTGGTGAGTACGTCATTGACCTGCCTGGGCAGGCGGCCTAAACGACCCTGTACTACTAGCAGCAACTCCGCTCTGTTGGGGCTGACCCCCCTGATACCACTGAGATCCGCTAGCTGGTATAGACGGATATGAAGTATAACCTCCTTGATCCTGAGAATATCCACTCTGAAAATAAGGATCCTGGGAATAGTGATACTGTCCCGGAGCATAAGGAGCAGCATCACCCTGATAGTgataagcaccaccacgaccacCCTGGCCATAACTGCCTGAATTAAAGTTCTGTTGAGTCGGTGCTGATGTTGGCATAACAGGCTGCTGGGGCCTCTGCTGATTCTGGGGACAATACATAGCTCTATGTCCTGTCTGACCACATGTAAAGCATGCACCACTGCTTCTcctacattccccatgatgtcgGAAATTACAACGGCGACATAACGGAGGACCCGAACTACCAGCACCACTAAAGCCTCTCTGACCAGAAAATCTAGGTCCATTACCAAACCTACCACCTCCTCTCCTCGGACCTGTGGCACTAAATCCACCACTGGAAGAACTCGAACTCAttccacttttcttgaaattctgcgTCTGACGAGGTCCTGGAATGGAAACACCTTTacctttctcatttttcttctgacCATTACCCTTATCCTCTTCATCCTCACTGTCCGGAAGATTATCAGAGTCTTCCATCCTGACCAGAATCTCAAAATACTCATGATAATCGGCACAGGGAAGTGCATTGGCAAACGTTCTGTACTTCTTCTTAGATCCTAGCTTGAAACGACGAAGCATTTCTGCTTGATTACCCGCTAAATCAGAATCATAACGGGATAAATCAGTAAACTTCCTGTAGTACTCATGTGCAGACATATTTCTCTGCTTCAGACTGGTGAATTCCTGTTTCTTGCGATCTATATATTCCGGAGGAACAAATCTCttcataaaattttccttaaatACCTCCCATTCGGCTGCCCTTTCAGGTGCCATGTGCCTCGACTGATTTATCCACCACGCAGCTGGCTCACGGCCCAAAAACCAGGTGGTAGTCTCCACCCATCTATTAGCTGGCAGGTTTCCCTGACTTTGCATCACTTGAAAGGTCTGCTCAATTCGATCCAACCACTTTTCTGCCCCTTCATAACCTTCATTTCCCTCAAAGGTTTCCAATTTCAGATTATACATCGTCTCTACGGGCGTTCTCTGAGGAGGACGGATATTAGCCTGAAAAGCTTGAGCCATTGCTGCCCCTAACTGAGTTATATCGGGGAAATTAGGCTCAGCAGCACGGCGAggatctctacgaggcggcataattctgacagaaaacataacaaaatcaatagaagaacTCATTagttatacaggactgcaacctatgctctgataccaaactgacacaccctaacccgaagactaggatgtgctggccgtcacgtgagtgtgacgtaaccataacgcaagcggaaacgatttaataataaaatacgagtcaacaaaaaccactaattgcagttatttacaacctagcattctatgtgcataagagtgtactaaacacacataaacagagcataagcgtctaggtgcagtcaagtaggaccataactattttacaacaccctcgggtgaatcctacatttatttagtctgtcagaacgccgaagcagtcctcgtaggccaccaacgcctcaactatcaactagaacctggaggggcgaaaaacagaaaacgtgagtgggcgaaaatcaatcttttccaaatcatttcataaatccacaattataacccctttttggaaaacctgtatactttcccagaaaaatagtatatagcatatatatctcaactgtctcaatcatcaatcttataacagattcaataaagaatgtaccatgccaatttcaacagtttagtatgaatgcattaacataatataatcaggtaaaagaaataatcaatcgtaggccctctaatagccctgaacgattgaacctagagctcaacatctatcaatctcactctctgccggagtcactccgcgtgacctgtccggccttctgcacataagtcggaactacctaatgtAGTTTGAACGACTCATGGTAAtattcgctctagtgcttctctcatcaatcatctgtatacaataacctaaggtcacccaccagtcataatctcactaacactctacgactggcccgtcgtacccactccgcgtggactgtacgaccagcatctacttggatccaaggcgagcgtgcgatgcggtgaatactataagcactaaaccatggtgcaggatatgagctcaatatatcatcatcatcatcataatattaattaaatacttacctgtgcttccacagcaccatcatacatatatgcatcatacgacagttcataatatccataatattctatgcatggcaatcacatcatatttcatttcatttcaatatacttttcatttaaatttgatttctggggaaatcgagtatataggtatatataaaaacaaatgcccactcactggtatgtcgccgggtcgtaacccccttgacgcccctggatgtgctcgtcctcgttaaaagttccacctagaagtgaaataacttaaaacaatcatttaacgcacatttaacgcacctaaaccaaactaggtaattaattcttcatacgatgctcaaattgggtatataaatataccaaagtgacctacacaacctcaggatcatccccatatttttaaaataatttttggagtcctcacgcgcccccacgcgcctgacgtggcacggacctacgcgcggcccacgcgcggccacgtgacatgcacactgacggctacagtgaacggcgttagagaatattccgtcaaatcctagtatattccgttaaaaactaacggtttccgttaaagttaactaacggcgtcggaatattccgtcaaacttgacggaagattccctgtcttctccggcgagtcgccggtcgccggcgactgttcgccggtttctggaaaaatttcaaatccactattctccttcgtttttcaaccaatttcttcgcattttataccaaaatgaagcatttaacatgtactatcacgttggaagggttttagggcctaaaaacaactagatcataccttccaaaattcctcaatttcggccaaactcgaacccgacgatcccgacgtccattttgttcaaacgaggcactccgagcctccttaggACTTCCTAAGACTCGTGGTGATCTTGCTTTAgcctaaaacacaaccaattTTAAGTTCGTGAACAGTGTCAATTCACGGGGTGTTTTGAAACTAGGATTTCAGAAATGAAACTTACCTGAAACTTATACCCCCGTGCTCGTGAAGTTCCCAAGATCACGAAGATGATCTTAGATTGGACGTTGGTGCACGTTTGtggttgttcttggtgtttgtccgagagcttgagagagttcgagagtaagagagagagagtgtttctgagggagagatgaggaagaaagagggagagagacaaccTACGGGTTTTGGGGAAGGATTTCAGGAGGTGGGGATCCCACCTAAGTCCAATACAAAATTATTAGACCAAACAAATGTAAATCTAAACCCTAGTTTAAGATCTTAGTgtaaaacaaataccaaatttacgcaccttaatcccgtttaagggcgtttttgtaatttcacgtcctcggtatTTAGTAattctgggacgggctgtgacagatAATGTGTTGGACAAGCATAATGCTGCCTCACTAAAATCTTGCCAACAAAAAACCCAATGGGACAAAAACGGATTTGTGCATTTCACTCTTCAAGACAGTGCGCGAATGTAGTTTTAATAAATcccttaaaattttaatttatataaaaaaataagaaaaatgtataaatttatatgacatttaaaaaaaacatacttttatattattttattgttcCAATGATTAAaagattttttattgtttggtaTAATTAGAGCCGGGCTGAAGAATTGAATGGTATAACCTTTGCCTACTATTTTGTGAAACCTTTTACATATTGGATAATTTGTTTAAGGCCTTATAAATTTTCAACACTAGAATCCTGTTATTCAATATTTGACAATTTTAAGCGAGGTAATTTTAGCAAGTGACGTAGACTTtggttagaaaaaaaaattgttgtattGACATTAGTTGAAGAGAAGAACTGTGGGGAAACAAACAACTTGCTCAGTAGGTAGCACCATAATAAACAAGTCGAGTTTAAAAGCCATTGAAAATTAACTAGTATATACAAAAACAATTAACccctttcatttatttttgCACTTGCTACTTCAACTCATCGCTTGCAAACCTAAAATAGTATTGGAGAGACATCCACCATGGATGATTGTGCTCTTGTCATGGTTAcggtttttctttttaataataTGGAGAATTATGGCACAAAATTGGCAATCTCAtagaggagaggagagaaaggaggccAAGGCTAttcatttaaataaataaagagtgTATTTTTACTCATCAccatattaattattattagattagtttaaatttTCAGATTTGTGTAGTAGATGGATTAATCAAATTCATCGAACGGTAATCATGGAGTGGTGAGTGTCACCACTAGCATGCAAAGTGGGAAGAATCAAGTAGTGTCATTCTTACAAAATATAACATTTCACAAACTCAGCAAAAATAAAACGTAAATCGACATAATATTTCACTTGCATGCATGTAAATTGAGGCGTCGAGTCAACCAGCACGTCATCAAGGTTCTGTAGACCCTTAGGCACCAATCATCCACATTTCTTGAGTACTTTGATTCCCTTCCAACGAGACTCCATGTAGTAGGAACCATCTGGCTGCGAGTAGACACCACATTTGAAATAATGCGAGGTCCCTCCCCGACCAGGTGCCTCAAACTTGAGAACTCCATCAATATAAACCTTTAAATGCGAAGCATTGGCATCATGGATCACATTAAGCCTGAACCACCTGTCGTACATGTTTGAAGCCAAAACAGCACTCCTATAATATGTAAGGGTACCATTTTGGCCAACTCTAAGCATAAACGTTGTTGCATGAGGGCTTCCCCCAAACACTTGCATTATGGTGACATTGGCTGTTCCACATGGTACATACCCGTATCCTTCGAATTGCCATACACCCGAAGAATAATCGTATCCCTGCTGATACACAATTAATTGATAAGTGTACCTTGAGGTCGTTTCACTAATTAATCTATATTACAAACAAATATATTGATTTATAGCTTTTCCTAAGAAAGTTGAGTGGATATTAGCAACCCTAATTGGGAAtatatttgaatttattttgaCCTATGGGTTAATTACACTAACATCTCATGAGGTTTatcatgttttcacaaaacctCTTCACGTTTGATAAGTAACAGTAACACCCCCTGAGATTCTAATTTTCTTTCACATCACTCCTTAATGAAATATTTACCCCTATAATTAATTacttgaaaagtaaaaaaaaaaaaaaaaaaaaaaaaaaacactttcataaactaaaaaaatttaaacaaaaaaaaaagaaaaaaaaccagaTGGATCTTCTTTCCCTTCCATTTTCACCCGCCATCTTTCAAAAGTATTATTGCCACCAAAAGACTCCTcccctcttctctttctctcgctCTGAACCATATCCAGCCCAGCACTCATTGTCGACGTTCTGGTCTTGAACTGGGGTGTAGGGGGGGGGGGGCATGAACATGAACATATAAAATCAATTCAATTGGGAATAATTATTATGCTGCCACATAGATTTTATTTCGTTGAGAATTAATAATGAATGATACAGGCTACAACTATTAACCTATTAATGGTTCTAGTGCAGGAGATCCGAGCACTCTAATCATCTCATGGCTTTCACTAAAATCACCAGGGGTTGGAACTAAAGTAAGCATACATATATGTTAATTACACTAGAAGAAGACGAAAAAGAATCGATTTTCTTCATGAAACTGGAGAGCACGGCCAGTTCTCTGCTACCGATCCGTTCATGTTTTTTAACGCCATTAACTACAACATCGCCATCTCATTCATTCTGAAATTTTCTTGTCGACATCACCATCTCTCTTGCTCTATTATCTTAGTTTCACACTTTCCAGAAAATCTTCTCGTCGACCTCGCTCGCCATCTCTTTTGTCCTAAGCTTTGGGATTGTTTAACCAAGAAGAAGATCGAGAGGGGGTTGCTAGAAGTAAGAAGTTGACGGGAATGGGTTTGTGGGTCGAGTGCATGTTGATGTTAGTGGCAGTAGTTTGAAAACAAACATAGGTTTGATGTTTGGATTCCAATGGgatttatcattcttttattttttttaatgttttgtgtaattttttattttttttaattatttataatagtttttattttgttaagtaattaattataaGGGTAAATTTGTCTTTTTAGGGACTGATTTTCAACTAAAGGGGTATTTGTGAAAGTATATTAAAACCTCAAGGGGTGTTAGCATTACTTATCAAAAGTGAGGGGGCTTTGTGAAAACAGGATAAACTTCAAGGGGTTTTGTGTAATTAACCCCCAAATTGTAAGTCTAAATTTCCTGttaataatattaattaattaatttcattaGAGATTTTGTGAAATTCACATCTCTACTCATCAAATGAAAACGTAGGCCAAGTTAAGTTTAAACATAGCATTACAGTTGTTTTTTGGGGTATATagaaacataatttattttccAACATAATTTGTAGTGCAGGTAAAATATTAAACTATGAGGagatttgatttattttaattgacGAAAATACTACTTCAAGTGACATGTTTTCACGGAAAAATTTATGAAAAGTAACGTAGGTTTATCGTGTCTTTACACAATCTCCTAATGATTATTTCTGTAACAGAATCCCTTGACGTTTTTAACTGTAAAGTAAGATGGCTTAAGGTTTAACATACTTCTAATCCCTTTAACTacgaaatgaaaaaaaaaaaatatatatatatatatatatatatatatatataaatagtaaAAATAATCTCATGgagtttaaatctatttataattttagtaaTATCCCCTAAGATTTTAGTACTCTCATTTTATCACTGCATGCATACAACCCCATACCTCGATCGTTACTTCACTGGAGACGTGTAGAAGTGATAGAATATTCGGCCTGTCATGAACTTAACCTCATCATTCCAACCTTATTACTTGGGGTAACTCGTGCACTCATCATTGATTTACTGAGGTATCCGGGAGAAAGAAGCGCTCAAAATCGAATTGATTTCCTAAGCGTAAGAGGTCTTGCATATTTGGTGTTTATGATTAGCTTGGACGAATTAAGAGAAGAAAATCTCGACAAAAGTAGAAAATTAAATTTCGAAATTTGTATAATAGATAAACATAACTTATCTAATGACAAATAATAGGGTGTGGTGAGCATCGATCTCCTTCATGAATGTAGGGGGTAGTCCAATCCAAACCTATCCCCACCGTCATGGCGCAATATATTTCCTTACAAGATTAATTGTGGTTGCATAATATATTCGCAGAAGCACACGATTAAATCAAATGACGACCAGAAAATATATGACACATAGTAAAGGAGGTTTAAAAAAGAATTTGTGAAGATACATGTAGAAGTTTAGTTTGTGTTGTCAAATGCTTTACGTACCGTTATTCGGATCTCAGTTCGAGGATGGGTAGGACTATTACGATAGAGGGGCTTGTCTGTGAAGTATACCCACATCTTGTGCACTCCATGTTTAAAGCTGTAGCGCTCACTTTCTTGCAAATCATATGGTTTTTGGACGTGAAAGTTGGATTTGTTTAGTGGGAGTCGTAGGAAGCCAAGGGTTGGATCCATAGGCCAACTACTTGACCAACGAGTTTGTAGGATAACAAAAGCTGCGCTTATCAAAGCAATGTGATTAAGGATACCCATCTCCCTCTTCCTTGACTGAAAGTTGGATGTATAGGATACTTTGAATGATGAAGAAAGAATGTATTTATAGAGCCCGTTCTCCTAGACCTTATAGTCTCAAAAAGCTGTAGTTATCCACTGTTTGGTTTTAATACAATGGCAAAGGAGAACTTGGGttgtgtaaattttttattacctACAATTGCTTATTGTTGGTGGTTTAAACTTGACATACATACACATGAAGTGATGTCTATATATTCTAAGTCTAATGagaaaaattcattaattgaTGTGGCACATATGCATCACTTGCCACATCATATGATACACAAATTTGGTATAAAAATGTGAGATCACCCCATCGGTGGTTAATTTAACATCCAATgtaacaaaatctatcacttGACAAAAAAAGTACTGTTGCTTAGTTTAGTTTATGTGCGTCAATAATACATgttttgtaatatataattttgaatCAATCAAATAAGCCATGTCATAAAATTTGGTGTCCTGGTAGATTCTAAAGGCAATTTTTAGCTGCAGAGACGGGAAAAAGCGGCAATTTTCAGCTATCTATAAATACTTATTAGCTCATTTGTGACCTAATAGTTAAAGTTATATAATGCAagagaaaaaaaaccaaagaaaacccTTGCCGTCCCTGACCTCAGTCTTTGACCTTCGAGTCGGCAGCAATCATTCTTgatccttttctttctttttctgttttagcAGTGGTCATTCTCTCCTTTTTTTCGAGGAGAGCTTAGGGTTTAGGATTTTTTCAGGAGAAGAGCTTTTGTAGCAGGTTATGACTTATTGTGCTTAATCCCGAATCTTATAGTGACAATTGTTGTTCAAATTTGAGGTGGTGATTTTGTGATCTTGTATCCTTGACAAGGATTATGCGGAGAAAGATTGACGGTTGTTGGAGGTGACTCATATAGAGGGGTTTTTACCGACGATTGCAAAATCATTAATGGATGGTGCTGTCTTTCCTTTGTGGGGTTATTCCCTAAAAAAAAGTTATATAATAAGGAAATTCTATAGTACccaacaaaaaattattgatcttttttgtcttattacaAGATAAAGTATGAGAATTGTTGTTGACATTTAAAAATTCTCATTTCGTATTCCAAACTTtctatttagaaagaaaaatacacttataagAAGTGCAAATGACAGTTCTCTAAAATATATGTTATTATTAGTAAACAATATGGATTTACGCATCATTGTTTATTCAGTTTTGAACTCAATTTTTGTGTGTAATAGTGTTACAACATGAACATGACGTTAGCATTAAATGTCTAAATTACAAGAAATGCAAAGTTACACAATAAGCGTTAAAGGTTACACTTCAATATTCAACAGTTATATGATCTTAGAACAATTTATGGACTTCCGACCAATTTGTAATTTAATCCAGTGGATACTGTCTCAATGGTTCTCTTTTCTTCAATTATACTAGCATTTGCCTATACACTTTGTGtttatgaacacatttttttagaatgagagggggagagggagagagagagaccgtgGGGGGAGTgagagatttttgtttttggtttttttattttttattttaattttaaatattagagatattttaacatcacctgtaGGCGAGGCTTTaataaaaacagtaaaatttgaacccgtgaaattacattattactcATATTTTGTGTGATTGAAGACTAAGTTgtcttttcactctcttttggttgacaaaaataggatttcattaattaatagagattaagaaattttttttacagtGATATGGGAGATCaggattaatttattttttaataatatttagcCTAACATAAGTAATATATATGGTCTTTCAAATTAAACATATTCTTTCAGATTTTTGGACataaaaagaaacagaaaaataagAGCCCTAGCTAGTAATAACTTATTCTGGATCCCTCCAAATTTGAATATCTTAAACTTAATTTTGATGGTTCTGTTGGAAGTAATTGATGGAATCTTGGTATCCCTCGATGTTttctttgtaatatttttaacatgaaaaaaataatggcacgtttataattaaaattacCCTAACAACTCTATATTACTACATACAATTTTTGCTACCTAATACCCCCAATAAGAACTTCCAACAGTTGGGTTCCTTTTAAACTTTGTCTTGATGCGTTTGATTTCCGTatttaattttcattattttcatgGTGATTGATGGATGATGCATGTGCAGTTTATGTGTTTTAAAATCTGCAGCGAATGAcgttaattaatt
Above is a window of Malus sylvestris chromosome 15, drMalSylv7.2, whole genome shotgun sequence DNA encoding:
- the LOC126602948 gene encoding uncharacterized protein LOC126602948, coding for MPPRRDPRRAAEPNFPDITQLGAAMAQAFQANIRPPQRTPVETMYNLKLETFEGNEGYEGAEKWLDRIEQTFQVMQSQGNLPANRWVETTTWFLGREPAAWWINQSRHMAPERAAEWEVFKENFMKRFVPPEYIDRKKQEFTSLKQRNMSAHEYYRKFTDLSRYDSDLAGNQAEMLRRFKLGSKKKYRTFANALPCADYHEYFEILVRMEDSDNLPDSEDEEDKGNGQKKNEKGKGVSIPGPRQTQNFKKSGMSSSSSSGGFSATGPRRGGGRFGNGPRFSGQRGFSGAGSSGPPLCRRCNFRHHGECRRSSGACFTCGQTGHRAMYCPQNQQRPQQPVMPTSAPTQQNFNSGSYGQGGRGGAYHYQGDAAPYAPGQYHYSQDPYFQSGYSQDQGGYTSYPSIPASGSQWYQGGQPQQSGVAASSTGSFRPPAQAGQ
- the LOC126605130 gene encoding citrate-binding protein-like, with amino-acid sequence MGILNHIALISAAFVILQTRWSSSWPMDPTLGFLRLPLNKSNFHVQKPYDLQESERYSFKHGVHKMWVYFTDKPLYRNSPTHPRTEIRITGYDYSSGVWQFEGYGYVPCGTANVTIMQVFGGSPHATTFMLRVGQNGTLTYYRSAVLASNMYDRWFRLNVIHDANASHLKVYIDGVLKFEAPGRGGTSHYFKCGVYSQPDGSYYMESRWKGIKVLKKCG